The Chitinophaga pinensis DSM 2588 region GGCCAGGGTAATCGCCATAATGATACTGAGAGGTAACAGTATACGGGTGATCGTTTTGGTGAAGAATACGAAGAAGTTACCCAGTTTCTCGGTGGTCTTATCAGCGAAGGCCCTGAACAGTACTGCTACTGCGGCAACACCCGTTGCTGCGGACACGAATTGCAGGAAGGTGATTACGATCAGCTGGGAAAGATAGGTAACGCCGGTTTCACCGGAATAGTGTTGCAGGTTACAGTTTACAAGGAAACTGATCGCTGTATTGAAGGCCAGATCCGGTGTCATATCCGGGTTACCATCCGGATTGAGTGGGAGATGAGACTGGAATAACAAGATAAAGAAGGCATATATGAGCCATACCAGGTTAATGGATAACAGGGCGGCCATGTGTTGCTTCCAGTTCATCTCTTTATGAGGATCGATACCGCAGATACGGTATATAAAACGCTCTACGGGATTCAGAAAGTCTGTGAAAGTGCGTTCACCCTGGAAAACTCTTGCGATATATTTTCCGAGCGGGAATGCGATCACCAGTGTTAGTATAAAGGTGAGGATGACACCTGTTATTTCGCTGTTCATTGATTAAAACGGTTTGAGATCAGAATTTTTCAGGTTTCAGGAGAACATACACCAGGTATATAAAAACCAGGATGGATATAATCAGCAATAATGTCATCATAACTATTCATTTATATGTTTTCGAAGAAATCCAGTGATTTATAGAAGAGATAAAAGCAGACCAGCATAATGAGCAGGTAGATTGCGATCAGCATAGTAATTGTGTTTTATTGATAGTAAATAGTTAAACGCCTGGTTTTAATACCTGCTGGATGTAGAGGGAGAAGAGTACAGCGGGCATTACACGCTGTATTTCCAGCCATTCCTGACGGCTGCAGGACATCCTGAAACTGGAGAAAGAGAAGATGAAAACATTTTCAACGGCTGTTTTCACCAGCTGGTTACCGCGGTTGTAGATCTTTTCAGCCAGCAGCATACAAAGTTGTACCTGACGTAACTGATGTTGTTGTAACATCTTCGCCGTATAGTTAGCCAATACTTTTACAGAGAGATATGCACTTCCGAATACAGGGGCACGTACAATTTCCTTTTGTATTGCTGGTATTTCATCCGCTATCTGAGCGGCGGCTTCATATTGGTTCATAAAAATTGATTTACGCCCCTGTTAAGGCGAATGGCATGCCCGATCCTGAAATTGAGATTGTTTGCTCTTATATATTGCTTGTTATCAGTCTTTTGCAAAAGACGGCAATTGTTTTTTGCCGTGTGTGCCAGATCAAAAACCCTCTCATTTTGAGAGAGTGCTTTATCAATTTGGGTGAGGCTGATTTTCGTCCCTTCACTTGTCCGGTTGACAGTTCAATTTGCCTGAACTACCCGTTTCTCCTTCTCTTTCTTTCCATTTTGATGTCCATTTGTACTGTAATTAATTGTAACACTCACAATATTAAATAGCATGAATATGAGACTGGTTAGCGTGTTTTTTTTCAGTGTAGCACTTATTGGAATGTTTATCGCAATGGTAGCTTTCTCCGATCTGCGGAACGAAAAGGTAATCAAGCATTTGCAGACAACCACCGACAGTAAGGGCTTTGCCGTGGTAGAACTCTTTACTTCAG contains the following coding sequences:
- the kdpF gene encoding K(+)-transporting ATPase subunit F, giving the protein MMTLLLIISILVFIYLVYVLLKPEKF